The proteins below come from a single Parageobacillus thermoglucosidasius genomic window:
- a CDS encoding M3 family oligoendopeptidase, whose product MKFSEFRYERPNIEKLKASFQLALQSFQKAGNAEEQNEVMKEINRLRNDFSTMENICYIRHTIDTNNEFYEQEQEFFDEAEPIVKGLVNDYYRALVSSPFRPQLEEKWGKQLFALAETELKTHSPEVIEDLQQENKLTSEYTKLVASAKIFFEGEERTLAQLQPFVESPDREMRKRASEARSAFFQEHEEKLDEIYDQLVKVRTTIARKLGFKNFVELGYARLGRTDYNAGMVAKFRKQIEKHIVPIAVKLRERQRKRIGVEKLKYYDEAFVFPTGNPTPKGDANWIIENGKKMYEELSPETGEFFRYMTENELMDLIAKKGKASGGYCTFIPNYKAPFIFSNFTGTSGDIDVLTHEAGHAFQVYESRHYEIPEYNWPTLEACEIHSMSMEFFAWPWMKLFFQEDEEKYKFYHLSDALLFLPYGVAVDEFQHFVYENPDATPAERKQAWRAIERKYMPTRDYDGNDYLERGGFWQRQSHIYTTAFYYIDYTLAQICAFQFWKRSRENYEEAWNDYLRLCRQGGSKPFTELVRTANLISPFQDGCVQAVAGEMERWLNSVDDSQL is encoded by the coding sequence TTGAAATTTTCCGAGTTCCGTTATGAACGACCAAATATCGAGAAGTTGAAAGCATCATTTCAACTGGCGCTGCAATCGTTTCAAAAGGCTGGCAATGCGGAAGAACAGAACGAGGTGATGAAAGAAATCAACCGGCTCCGCAACGATTTTAGCACGATGGAAAATATTTGTTATATTCGCCATACAATTGATACGAACAATGAATTTTATGAACAGGAACAAGAATTTTTTGATGAAGCTGAGCCGATTGTCAAAGGGCTTGTAAACGATTATTATCGGGCGCTCGTTTCCTCTCCGTTCCGCCCGCAGCTTGAAGAAAAATGGGGAAAACAGCTGTTTGCGCTTGCCGAGACGGAATTAAAAACGCATTCTCCGGAGGTTATCGAAGATTTACAACAAGAAAATAAGCTGACAAGCGAATATACGAAATTGGTTGCTTCAGCCAAAATTTTCTTTGAAGGAGAGGAACGGACGTTAGCGCAGCTGCAGCCGTTCGTCGAATCGCCGGACCGCGAGATGCGCAAGCGGGCGAGTGAGGCTCGTTCTGCATTTTTTCAAGAGCATGAAGAAAAATTGGATGAGATTTATGATCAGCTCGTGAAAGTGCGCACCACCATTGCGCGCAAGCTTGGATTTAAAAACTTCGTGGAACTTGGCTATGCCCGTTTAGGCAGAACGGATTATAACGCCGGGATGGTTGCGAAATTCCGCAAACAAATCGAAAAGCACATCGTTCCGATTGCCGTCAAGCTCCGCGAACGGCAGCGGAAACGCATCGGCGTCGAGAAGCTGAAATATTATGATGAAGCATTTGTGTTTCCAACAGGGAACCCAACGCCAAAAGGGGACGCAAACTGGATTATTGAAAACGGGAAAAAGATGTATGAAGAGCTGTCGCCGGAAACGGGCGAGTTTTTCCGGTATATGACCGAAAATGAATTGATGGACCTTATTGCGAAAAAAGGGAAAGCAAGCGGCGGCTATTGCACCTTTATCCCAAATTATAAAGCGCCGTTTATCTTCTCGAACTTCACTGGCACATCCGGAGATATCGATGTGCTTACGCATGAAGCGGGGCACGCGTTTCAAGTTTACGAAAGCCGCCATTACGAAATTCCGGAATATAACTGGCCGACTTTGGAGGCGTGCGAAATCCATTCGATGAGCATGGAGTTTTTTGCATGGCCGTGGATGAAGTTATTCTTTCAAGAAGATGAAGAAAAATATAAGTTTTATCATTTAAGTGATGCTTTGTTGTTTTTGCCATATGGCGTAGCGGTGGACGAATTTCAGCATTTCGTATACGAAAATCCGGATGCGACGCCGGCGGAACGGAAACAAGCATGGCGGGCAATTGAACGAAAATATATGCCGACAAGAGACTATGACGGCAACGATTATTTAGAACGCGGCGGCTTTTGGCAGCGGCAAAGCCATATCTACACGACGGCGTTTTATTATATTGACTATACATTGGCGCAAATCTGTGCATTCCAGTTTTGGAAACGTTCGCGTGAAAACTACGAAGAGGCGTGGAATGATTATTTGAGATTATGCCGTCAAGGCGGAAGCAAGCCGTTTACCGAATTAGTCCGCACCGCTAACCTTATTTCTCCGTTTCAAGACGGCTGCGTCCAAGCGGTAGCCGGCGAAATGGAACGGTGGCTGAATAGCGTCGATGACAGCCAACTTTAA
- a CDS encoding S9 family peptidase: protein MTVHHMKKTTRGIAAEDLFRIHFVSDPQFSPDGKKVIFVQKTIDHEREYRSHLFLLSLADGSVKQWTFGKSKDTFPRWSPDGKTIAFLSNRSGKPQIWRLPADGGEARQLTFLKNGVRQLCWSPNGRFLIALTSLGKEETLKEHEEKNKNEKEKRKLTPLIVERLQYKSDAAGFRDDKQDVLIRIDAETGEMQALTNGDDEIISFAISPDGQTVAFAANRSEDPDFTFTRDIFLLDIDSGKTTKITDGNGFFASLSWSPDGKMLAAIGHELEYLGATLNRVWTFDIPSGEKRALTANWDVHVGDAMVGDMHSGAPSPGLIWNKEGNGLYFLASERGRVNLYHVALDGTITPSVIGDFHLYGLSIHPHHHMAVAAISDPTHIGDLYAVSLRDGRRDKLTNANEELEKELSFSKPESFSYPSRDGWDIQGWLMKPLHLEDGQKVPMVVEIHGGPHAMYGFTFFHEMQVLAAKGYAVLFTNPRGSHGYGQTFVNAVRGDYGGMDYEDIMSGVEYALAHFHFIDETRLGVTGGSYGGFMTNWIVGHTDRFKAAVTQRSISNWLSFYGVSDIGYFFTEWEVGCNVWENPERLWHHSPLKYVKNIRTPLLILHSEKDYRCPIEQAEQLFISLKHLKRETKLVRFPEANHDLSRNGPPTLRLERLNHIVGWFEKYL, encoded by the coding sequence ATGACTGTACATCATATGAAAAAAACAACGAGAGGCATCGCTGCCGAAGATCTTTTCCGCATCCACTTTGTGAGCGACCCGCAGTTTTCACCAGATGGGAAGAAAGTCATCTTTGTACAAAAAACGATTGATCACGAGCGGGAATATCGCTCCCACCTTTTTCTCTTGTCATTAGCAGATGGCAGCGTGAAACAATGGACGTTTGGAAAAAGCAAAGACACTTTTCCGCGCTGGTCTCCGGATGGAAAAACCATCGCATTTCTTTCTAACCGATCCGGAAAACCGCAAATTTGGCGCTTGCCGGCAGATGGCGGGGAAGCTCGCCAATTAACCTTCTTAAAAAACGGAGTGCGCCAGCTGTGCTGGTCGCCAAATGGGCGTTTTCTCATCGCTCTCACTTCTCTCGGCAAGGAAGAAACGCTTAAAGAACACGAGGAGAAAAACAAAAACGAGAAAGAAAAACGTAAGCTGACACCGCTTATTGTAGAACGTTTGCAATACAAATCCGATGCAGCTGGATTTCGCGATGACAAACAAGATGTGCTCATCCGCATCGATGCGGAAACGGGAGAAATGCAAGCATTAACCAACGGCGATGACGAAATCATCTCATTTGCCATATCCCCTGATGGCCAAACAGTCGCTTTTGCCGCCAACCGGAGCGAGGATCCGGATTTTACATTTACACGTGATATATTCCTTCTTGACATTGACAGCGGAAAAACGACAAAAATCACAGATGGAAACGGGTTTTTCGCTTCGCTATCTTGGTCTCCGGATGGAAAAATGCTCGCGGCGATTGGGCATGAACTCGAGTATTTAGGCGCCACATTGAACCGGGTTTGGACTTTCGACATCCCCAGCGGAGAAAAACGGGCGCTGACCGCCAATTGGGATGTGCATGTCGGCGACGCGATGGTGGGGGACATGCATTCTGGAGCCCCAAGTCCCGGGCTCATTTGGAATAAAGAAGGAAACGGCCTGTATTTTCTTGCTTCCGAGCGAGGACGAGTCAACCTCTATCATGTAGCGCTAGACGGAACAATTACCCCTTCCGTTATCGGCGATTTCCATTTATATGGATTATCCATTCATCCTCATCATCATATGGCGGTGGCAGCCATTAGCGATCCGACCCATATTGGCGACTTATATGCCGTTTCTCTTCGCGACGGAAGACGCGACAAGCTGACCAATGCCAATGAGGAGTTGGAAAAGGAGCTTTCCTTTTCTAAGCCTGAATCGTTCTCCTATCCATCCCGTGATGGTTGGGACATTCAGGGATGGCTGATGAAGCCTCTTCATCTTGAAGATGGGCAAAAAGTGCCGATGGTTGTTGAGATTCACGGCGGACCGCATGCAATGTACGGCTTCACTTTCTTCCATGAAATGCAAGTGCTTGCGGCAAAAGGATATGCGGTGCTGTTTACGAATCCGCGCGGTAGCCACGGCTATGGCCAAACATTTGTCAATGCCGTACGCGGTGATTATGGTGGAATGGATTATGAAGATATTATGAGCGGTGTCGAATATGCGCTTGCCCATTTTCATTTTATTGATGAAACACGCCTTGGCGTTACAGGCGGAAGCTATGGCGGCTTTATGACAAACTGGATCGTTGGGCATACGGACCGATTTAAAGCAGCAGTGACGCAGCGGTCTATTTCAAATTGGCTCAGCTTCTATGGAGTTAGCGACATCGGCTATTTCTTCACGGAATGGGAAGTCGGTTGCAATGTATGGGAAAATCCAGAGCGGCTTTGGCACCACTCTCCGTTAAAATATGTGAAAAACATTCGGACTCCGTTATTAATTCTTCATAGTGAAAAAGATTATCGCTGTCCAATCGAACAAGCTGAACAGCTGTTTATCTCCCTGAAACATTTAAAGCGGGAAACAAAACTTGTCCGCTTTCCAGAAGCAAACCATGATCTGTCCCGCAACGGTCCACCGACACTCCGCCTCGAACGGCTGAATCATATTGTCGGTTGGTTTGAAAAATACTTATAG
- a CDS encoding ABC transporter permease, whose product MRVRAIVIRIIRQFFRDKRTLALMIVAPMFVLFLMNLVFNGEEYKPTIAVSPKTPEVVAEKLEKYDADVKKLTEATARKQLEKQQIDAFIKMDEGIPKITLEGSDPTVNKAVLMTVQKALQELAPPAQSLQWKTTYLHGSEDMALFDNFGPVLIGFFVFFFVFLIAGVSFLRERTSGTLERLLSTPLKRWEIVAGYIIGFGLFTTLQASLIAWFAIDILDMMMEGSFVYVLLITFLLAMTALTLGMLLSAFANNELQMMQFIPLVVVPQVFFSGLFNLDTMEEWLRSLSVVMPLTYGADALREIMVRGNGWNEIAKDVYVLLGFAILFMILNVVALKKYRKL is encoded by the coding sequence ATGAGAGTCCGCGCCATCGTCATTCGCATCATCCGCCAGTTTTTCCGCGATAAACGCACCCTTGCGTTAATGATTGTGGCTCCGATGTTTGTGCTGTTTTTGATGAACCTTGTGTTTAATGGCGAGGAATATAAACCAACGATTGCCGTTAGTCCAAAAACGCCAGAAGTTGTGGCGGAGAAGTTAGAAAAATACGACGCTGATGTCAAAAAACTTACGGAAGCAACGGCTCGCAAGCAGTTAGAAAAACAACAAATTGACGCGTTCATAAAAATGGATGAAGGAATTCCGAAAATTACGTTAGAAGGAAGCGATCCGACGGTAAATAAAGCGGTGCTGATGACGGTGCAAAAAGCGCTTCAAGAATTAGCCCCGCCAGCGCAATCGTTGCAATGGAAAACAACGTACTTGCATGGTTCAGAAGACATGGCGCTATTTGATAATTTCGGTCCTGTGTTAATCGGCTTTTTCGTTTTCTTTTTCGTTTTTTTAATCGCTGGCGTTTCGTTCCTGCGCGAGCGTACAAGCGGAACGCTCGAACGCTTGCTTTCGACGCCGCTTAAGCGCTGGGAAATTGTGGCTGGCTACATTATAGGATTTGGATTATTTACAACATTGCAGGCGAGTTTAATTGCTTGGTTTGCTATTGATATTCTTGACATGATGATGGAAGGTTCTTTCGTATACGTGCTGTTGATAACATTCTTATTGGCGATGACTGCTTTAACGTTAGGGATGTTGCTGTCTGCTTTTGCGAATAATGAACTGCAAATGATGCAGTTTATCCCGCTCGTTGTCGTCCCGCAAGTGTTCTTTTCCGGCTTGTTTAATTTAGATACGATGGAGGAATGGCTCCGGTCTTTAAGCGTGGTCATGCCGCTGACGTACGGAGCGGATGCGCTGCGGGAAATTATGGTTCGCGGCAATGGCTGGAATGAAATTGCCAAAGACGTATATGTTTTACTTGGTTTTGCTATATTGTTTATGATATTAAATGTAGTGGCATTAAAAAAATATCGAAAATTGTAA
- a CDS encoding amino acid permease, with product MQQQKLGLWLLTALVVGNMVGSGIFMLPRSLAEAASPLGVILAWLLTGAGVLMTALVFGNLAIRKPELNGGPQIYAKELFPKGSNAAILSGFMSSWGYWIGNFAGNVAIITTFTSYLSTFFPVLTSKQTLFAIGSLDIKLGNLLTFLICTALLWGMHFIILRGIEDAGKLNFAATAAKVLGFFLFIVIALFAFEKSSIGPLAAPRYDDAGHSIGLLGQVNNAAVSTLWAFIGVESAIVFASRARKQADVKRATILGLLIALAIYIGISVLVMGILPQKELIQSEKPLVDAIIMILGPSGGYILAGLGLISLLGSTLGWVLLSAEVPYQAAKQGLFMRAFLKENKKEVPSFSLLLSNALAQIFIFSTISHSMSAAFDFVIYIATLAYLVPYFIASVFQLKLTLTGETYKRALRARVIDGVIAVLATIYSIWVIVSGTADIKTFMLGVALLLSGIIFYPQVKKAAQQSEEKQKISA from the coding sequence GTGCAACAGCAAAAACTCGGATTATGGCTATTAACGGCGCTTGTCGTTGGCAATATGGTAGGATCGGGAATTTTTATGCTGCCGCGCTCGCTTGCGGAAGCGGCAAGCCCGCTTGGCGTCATTTTGGCGTGGCTGCTCACGGGCGCCGGTGTATTAATGACTGCGCTCGTCTTCGGCAATTTGGCAATCCGCAAACCGGAATTGAACGGCGGACCGCAAATTTATGCAAAAGAACTATTTCCTAAAGGATCGAACGCAGCGATTTTATCTGGCTTTATGTCTTCATGGGGGTATTGGATCGGCAACTTTGCCGGCAATGTCGCGATTATTACGACGTTCACCAGCTATTTATCGACGTTTTTCCCGGTTTTAACAAGCAAACAAACGTTATTTGCCATCGGCTCCCTTGATATCAAGCTGGGAAACTTGTTGACATTTCTCATTTGCACAGCGCTGCTTTGGGGAATGCATTTCATCATTTTGCGCGGCATCGAAGACGCAGGCAAGCTGAATTTTGCCGCTACCGCAGCGAAAGTGCTCGGATTTTTCTTATTTATTGTCATTGCTTTATTTGCGTTTGAAAAAAGCTCGATCGGCCCGTTGGCCGCTCCTCGCTATGATGACGCGGGACATTCGATCGGACTGTTAGGCCAAGTGAATAATGCGGCTGTATCGACATTATGGGCGTTTATCGGCGTAGAATCGGCGATTGTTTTTGCTTCACGGGCGCGGAAGCAAGCGGACGTAAAGCGCGCCACCATTCTCGGTTTGCTCATCGCTCTCGCGATTTATATCGGGATTAGCGTGCTCGTCATGGGCATATTGCCGCAAAAAGAGCTTATTCAATCAGAAAAACCGCTCGTCGACGCGATTATCATGATTTTAGGGCCAAGCGGCGGCTACATTCTTGCCGGGCTTGGATTGATCAGCTTGCTTGGCTCCACGCTCGGCTGGGTATTATTAAGCGCGGAAGTGCCGTACCAAGCGGCAAAACAAGGGCTGTTTATGCGGGCGTTTTTAAAAGAAAACAAAAAAGAAGTGCCAAGCTTTTCTTTATTGCTTTCCAACGCGCTGGCGCAAATTTTTATTTTTTCGACCATTTCCCATTCGATGTCAGCAGCGTTTGACTTTGTCATTTACATCGCGACATTGGCGTATCTCGTTCCATATTTTATCGCTTCTGTTTTCCAATTGAAACTGACGCTTACCGGCGAAACGTATAAACGCGCTTTACGCGCCCGCGTCATCGACGGGGTGATCGCCGTTCTTGCGACAATCTATTCCATTTGGGTCATCGTCTCCGGGACAGCGGACATAAAAACGTTTATGCTGGGCGTCGCGCTGCTCCTCAGCGGCATCATCTTCTACCCGCAAGTGAAAAAAGCAGCGCAGCAATCAGAGGAAAAACAAAAAATATCGGCGTAA
- a CDS encoding N-acyltransferase yields the protein MPAEYLAQLNASEKEQLWQCGLQQLKHSILSRRTTAKYAGLFPEAKTALHTGKKRIYATCLLKEAQKKGYGTKLVKALVGEFQREGIRSLTV from the coding sequence GTGCCTGCGGAGTATTTGGCACAATTAAACGCAAGCGAAAAAGAACAGCTTTGGCAGTGTGGATTGCAGCAGCTGAAGCATTCTATTTTGTCGCGGAGAACAACGGCAAAGTATGCGGGTTTATTTCCGGAGGCAAAAACCGCGCTACACACGGGAAAGAAGCGGATATACGCCACCTGTTTATTGAAAGAAGCACAGAAAAAAGGATACGGAACAAAGCTCGTCAAAGCGCTAGTCGGTGAGTTCCAACGCGAAGGGATTCGTTCGCTGACCGTGTAA
- a CDS encoding ZIP family metal transporter produces the protein MEQVFIGSILSALSTGLGAVPILFLAKSITHRWRDILLAFSAGIMMAASMMSLIPEALQAGGFFALTVGLFLGVLILTILEMTVPHIDLEHTKKGIAFDEKAMLIIAAITLHNIPEGLSVGVSYASNAAETGNLIALAIGLQNAPEGFLVALFLIHQQIGRWKAFMIATLTGAVEIVTSLLGFYLTSIFRQLVPYGLAFAAGAMLFIIYKELIPESHGDGNERTSTYSFIAGILFMIFLAESF, from the coding sequence ATGGAACAAGTATTTATTGGCAGCATACTTTCCGCATTATCAACTGGATTGGGTGCAGTTCCGATTTTATTTTTGGCAAAATCGATCACCCACCGCTGGCGGGACATATTGCTGGCATTTTCAGCTGGAATTATGATGGCAGCTTCCATGATGAGCTTAATTCCTGAAGCATTGCAGGCAGGCGGTTTTTTCGCTTTAACGGTCGGGTTATTTTTGGGCGTCCTTATTCTGACCATTTTGGAAATGACTGTTCCGCATATTGATTTAGAACATACGAAAAAAGGAATTGCGTTTGACGAAAAAGCGATGCTTATCATTGCGGCAATTACTTTACATAACATTCCTGAAGGATTGTCGGTTGGGGTCAGCTATGCTTCCAACGCAGCGGAAACGGGCAATTTGATCGCACTGGCCATCGGATTGCAAAACGCTCCGGAAGGGTTTTTAGTCGCCCTTTTTTTAATTCATCAACAGATTGGGAGATGGAAAGCGTTTATGATCGCTACGCTTACGGGGGCGGTTGAAATCGTGACATCACTGCTTGGGTTTTACTTAACGTCCATCTTTCGCCAGCTCGTTCCATACGGCTTGGCGTTTGCTGCAGGTGCGATGTTGTTCATCATTTATAAAGAGCTTATTCCCGAAAGCCACGGGGATGGAAATGAGCGTACGTCCACCTACTCCTTTATTGCCGGAATATTGTTTATGATTTTTTTAGCAGAATCATTTTAA
- a CDS encoding MarR family winged helix-turn-helix transcriptional regulator produces MTREKDIDQSLKLFIVLSRAYRAVNDQVNKSIQSFGVNPTEFAVLELLYHKGDQPLQQIGEKILLASGSITYVVDKLEQKGLIVRKACEKDRRVTYASITEKGKKFIEEVFPRHAQTIHETVAGLTAEEKDKAIDLLKKLGYGAKQKS; encoded by the coding sequence ATGACAAGAGAGAAAGACATTGACCAATCATTAAAATTGTTTATCGTGTTATCAAGGGCATACCGGGCTGTCAACGATCAAGTGAACAAGTCGATTCAATCGTTTGGCGTGAATCCGACGGAGTTTGCCGTTTTAGAATTGCTTTATCATAAAGGTGACCAGCCGCTGCAGCAAATTGGCGAAAAAATTTTGCTCGCTAGCGGCAGCATTACGTACGTAGTGGACAAATTGGAACAAAAGGGGCTTATTGTGCGAAAAGCGTGCGAAAAAGACCGCCGCGTCACCTATGCTTCGATTACAGAAAAAGGGAAAAAATTCATTGAGGAAGTGTTTCCGCGGCATGCGCAAACGATTCATGAAACGGTCGCCGGGTTGACAGCCGAGGAAAAAGACAAAGCGATCGATTTGTTAAAAAAATTAGGATATGGCGCAAAGCAGAAATCATAA
- a CDS encoding ABC transporter ATP-binding protein has protein sequence MPEKPCICLEHVSKRFGKKTVVEDVSLDVHKGEIFGLLGPSGAGKTTIVKMIAGIDEATSGTIHVLNQKMPDLQVMQRIGFMAQSDALYGELTALENMQFFASIYGLKGKKQKERIYDVMNLVNLTDHIKKPVHQYSGGMKRRLSLAIALLHEPEVLLLDEPTVGIDPVLRQAIWEELERIRQNGTTIVVTTHVMDEAEKCQRLAMIRDGRLIAVGSPEKLKTETNSETIEQAFLYFGGARG, from the coding sequence ATGCCAGAGAAGCCGTGTATTTGTCTTGAACATGTGTCAAAACGGTTTGGGAAAAAAACGGTTGTTGAAGATGTGTCGCTTGACGTACACAAAGGAGAAATTTTCGGATTGCTCGGGCCTTCTGGGGCGGGGAAGACGACGATTGTCAAAATGATCGCTGGCATTGACGAAGCTACGAGTGGAACGATTCATGTATTAAATCAAAAAATGCCTGACTTACAGGTGATGCAGCGCATTGGTTTTATGGCGCAGTCTGACGCCTTATACGGGGAATTAACGGCATTGGAGAACATGCAATTTTTCGCTTCGATCTATGGGTTAAAAGGAAAAAAGCAAAAAGAACGCATTTATGACGTGATGAATCTTGTCAATCTGACAGATCATATCAAAAAGCCTGTCCATCAATATTCTGGAGGGATGAAACGGCGGTTGTCGCTGGCGATAGCTTTGCTACATGAACCGGAAGTATTGCTTTTAGATGAGCCGACGGTTGGCATTGATCCTGTGCTTCGCCAGGCCATTTGGGAGGAGCTGGAGAGAATCCGCCAAAATGGAACGACGATTGTCGTAACGACCCATGTCATGGATGAAGCGGAAAAATGCCAGCGCCTCGCCATGATCCGCGATGGCCGCCTCATCGCGGTCGGCAGTCCGGAAAAGTTAAAGACAGAGACAAATTCCGAAACGATCGAGCAAGCCTTTTTATATTTTGGAGGTGCAAGAGGATGA
- a CDS encoding TetR/AcrR family transcriptional regulator: MNEQQWLKELLQRNGEDVKLSEKQIKILQAAIEMFAEKGYAATSTSEIAKKAGVAEGTIFRHYKTKKDLLLAIVTPTLFKSVAPFLAKEFVKEVFESQYQSYEDFIRALLKNRYQFLKKYLPAVRVFWQEIAFHPEIKEQVQHVFTTHIYQKFKRIVEHFQEKGELAAIPADSVIRMTITAIAGFLLARFIMLPDYDWDDEAEMERTIQFLMHGLAKKLADSHENSIADTKG; the protein is encoded by the coding sequence ATGAATGAACAGCAATGGCTGAAAGAATTGTTGCAGCGAAACGGGGAAGATGTGAAGCTTAGTGAAAAGCAAATCAAAATTTTGCAAGCGGCGATTGAAATGTTTGCCGAAAAAGGCTATGCCGCCACTTCGACAAGCGAAATCGCCAAGAAAGCAGGTGTGGCCGAAGGAACGATTTTCCGCCACTATAAAACAAAAAAGGATTTGCTTTTGGCGATTGTCACTCCGACGCTGTTTAAATCCGTCGCCCCATTTTTGGCGAAAGAATTTGTCAAAGAAGTGTTTGAAAGCCAGTATCAAAGCTATGAAGACTTCATTCGCGCTCTTTTGAAAAACCGTTATCAATTTTTGAAAAAGTACTTGCCGGCCGTCCGGGTGTTCTGGCAGGAAATCGCGTTTCATCCGGAAATTAAAGAGCAGGTTCAGCACGTTTTTACGACGCACATCTACCAGAAATTTAAGCGAATCGTCGAGCATTTTCAAGAAAAAGGAGAATTGGCCGCCATTCCCGCTGATTCGGTCATCCGCATGACGATCACGGCAATTGCCGGATTTTTACTGGCGCGGTTTATTATGTTGCCAGATTACGACTGGGACGATGAAGCGGAAATGGAACGGACAATCCAGTTTTTAATGCATGGCCTTGCCAAAAAGCTGGCTGATTCGCATGAAAATTCCATCGCCGATACCAAGGGCTGA